One stretch of Arachis hypogaea cultivar Tifrunner chromosome 20, arahy.Tifrunner.gnm2.J5K5, whole genome shotgun sequence DNA includes these proteins:
- the LOC112783263 gene encoding cycloeucalenol cycloisomerase isoform X2 yields MVHGKDSSSSSCSSSLWLSPNGSKRWGEHFFLLYTPFWLTLCLGIVVPLKLYENFAELEYLLLGLVSAVPSFLIPMLLVGKHDRNLHWKDRYWVKASLWIVLFSYVGNYFWTHYFFTVLGASYTFPSWRMNNVPHTTFLLTHVCFLFYHVASNMTLRRLRHFTADLPETIRWATEAAWILALSYFIAYLETLAISNFPYYSFVDRDSMYKVGSLFYAIYFIVSFPMFLRIDEKPGDKWDLARVAVDALGAAMLVTIILDLWRIFLGPIVPISDAKQCPQSGLPWFSRHANLT; encoded by the exons ATGGTTCATG GAAAagattcatcatcatcttcttgttCTTCGAGTTTGTGGCTGTCACCGAACGGAAGCAAACGATGGGGAGAACACTTCTTTCTCTTGTACACACCGTTCTGGCTCACACTCTGTCTCGGCATTGTTGTTCCCCTCAAACTCTACGAG AACTTCGCAGAGTTGGAGTATTTGCTTCTTGGATTGGTCTCAGCTGTTCCTTCATTCTTGATACCAATGCTGCTAGTTGGTAAG CATGATAGAAACTTGCATTGGAAGGATCGCTATTGGGTTAAG GCTAGCCTCTGGATAGTACTCTTCAGTTATGTTGGGAATTATTTCTGGACACATTATTTTTTCACCGTACTCGGTGCATCTTATACTTTCCCATCATGGAGAATGAACAAT GTACCACACACAACGTTCTTGCTCACTCATGTTTGCTTCCTCTTTTACCATGTTGCATCAAACATGACACTACGTCGACTGCGACATTTTACTGCTGATTTGCCAGAAACGATTCGATGGGCTACTGAAGCAGCATGGATTCTTGCTCTTTCTTATTTTATCGCATACCTGGAGACACTGGCTATTTCCAAT TTCCCTTATTATTCATTTGTGGATCGGGATTCTATGTACAAGGTTGGATCTTTGTTTTATGCAATCTACTTTATCGTAAGCTTTCCAATGTTTCTAAG GATTGATGAGAAACCTGGGGATAAATGGGACTTGGCTAGAGTTGCAGTTGATGCTTTAGGCGCTGCAATGCTGGTCACGATAATACTTGACTTGTGGCGCATCTTTTTGGGACCTATTGTTCCCATCTCAGATGCCAAACAGTGTCCTCAATCCGGTTTACCCTGGTTTTCAAGACATGCCAATCTAACATGA
- the LOC112783263 gene encoding cycloeucalenol cycloisomerase isoform X4, with protein sequence MVHGKDSSSSSCSSSLWLSPNGSKRWGEHFFLLYTPFWLTLCLGIVVPLKLYENFAELEYLLLGLVSAVPSFLIPMLLVGKASLWIVLFSYVGNYFWTHYFFTVLGASYTFPSWRMNNVPHTTFLLTHVCFLFYHVASNMTLRRLRHFTADLPETIRWATEAAWILALSYFIAYLETLAISNFPYYSFVDRDSMYKVGSLFYAIYFIVSFPMFLRIDEKPGDKWDLARVAVDALGAAMLVTIILDLWRIFLGPIVPISDAKQCPQSGLPWFSRHANLT encoded by the exons ATGGTTCATG GAAAagattcatcatcatcttcttgttCTTCGAGTTTGTGGCTGTCACCGAACGGAAGCAAACGATGGGGAGAACACTTCTTTCTCTTGTACACACCGTTCTGGCTCACACTCTGTCTCGGCATTGTTGTTCCCCTCAAACTCTACGAG AACTTCGCAGAGTTGGAGTATTTGCTTCTTGGATTGGTCTCAGCTGTTCCTTCATTCTTGATACCAATGCTGCTAGTTGGTAAG GCTAGCCTCTGGATAGTACTCTTCAGTTATGTTGGGAATTATTTCTGGACACATTATTTTTTCACCGTACTCGGTGCATCTTATACTTTCCCATCATGGAGAATGAACAAT GTACCACACACAACGTTCTTGCTCACTCATGTTTGCTTCCTCTTTTACCATGTTGCATCAAACATGACACTACGTCGACTGCGACATTTTACTGCTGATTTGCCAGAAACGATTCGATGGGCTACTGAAGCAGCATGGATTCTTGCTCTTTCTTATTTTATCGCATACCTGGAGACACTGGCTATTTCCAAT TTCCCTTATTATTCATTTGTGGATCGGGATTCTATGTACAAGGTTGGATCTTTGTTTTATGCAATCTACTTTATCGTAAGCTTTCCAATGTTTCTAAG GATTGATGAGAAACCTGGGGATAAATGGGACTTGGCTAGAGTTGCAGTTGATGCTTTAGGCGCTGCAATGCTGGTCACGATAATACTTGACTTGTGGCGCATCTTTTTGGGACCTATTGTTCCCATCTCAGATGCCAAACAGTGTCCTCAATCCGGTTTACCCTGGTTTTCAAGACATGCCAATCTAACATGA
- the LOC112783263 gene encoding cycloeucalenol cycloisomerase isoform X1: MEKIHHHLLVLRVCGCHRTEANDGENTSFSCTHRSGSHSVSALLFPSNSTSLCDIEEENHGTWQNFAELEYLLLGLVSAVPSFLIPMLLVGKHDRNLHWKDRYWVKASLWIVLFSYVGNYFWTHYFFTVLGASYTFPSWRMNNVPHTTFLLTHVCFLFYHVASNMTLRRLRHFTADLPETIRWATEAAWILALSYFIAYLETLAISNFPYYSFVDRDSMYKVGSLFYAIYFIVSFPMFLRIDEKPGDKWDLARVAVDALGAAMLVTIILDLWRIFLGPIVPISDAKQCPQSGLPWFSRHANLT, translated from the exons ATG GAAAagattcatcatcatcttcttgttCTTCGAGTTTGTGGCTGTCACCGAACGGAAGCAAACGATGGGGAGAACACTTCTTTCTCTTGTACACACCGTTCTGGCTCACACTCTGTCTCGGCATTGTTGTTCCCCTCAAACTCTACGAG TTTGTGTGATATTGAAGAAGAAAACCATGGTACTTGGCAGAACTTCGCAGAGTTGGAGTATTTGCTTCTTGGATTGGTCTCAGCTGTTCCTTCATTCTTGATACCAATGCTGCTAGTTGGTAAG CATGATAGAAACTTGCATTGGAAGGATCGCTATTGGGTTAAG GCTAGCCTCTGGATAGTACTCTTCAGTTATGTTGGGAATTATTTCTGGACACATTATTTTTTCACCGTACTCGGTGCATCTTATACTTTCCCATCATGGAGAATGAACAAT GTACCACACACAACGTTCTTGCTCACTCATGTTTGCTTCCTCTTTTACCATGTTGCATCAAACATGACACTACGTCGACTGCGACATTTTACTGCTGATTTGCCAGAAACGATTCGATGGGCTACTGAAGCAGCATGGATTCTTGCTCTTTCTTATTTTATCGCATACCTGGAGACACTGGCTATTTCCAAT TTCCCTTATTATTCATTTGTGGATCGGGATTCTATGTACAAGGTTGGATCTTTGTTTTATGCAATCTACTTTATCGTAAGCTTTCCAATGTTTCTAAG GATTGATGAGAAACCTGGGGATAAATGGGACTTGGCTAGAGTTGCAGTTGATGCTTTAGGCGCTGCAATGCTGGTCACGATAATACTTGACTTGTGGCGCATCTTTTTGGGACCTATTGTTCCCATCTCAGATGCCAAACAGTGTCCTCAATCCGGTTTACCCTGGTTTTCAAGACATGCCAATCTAACATGA
- the LOC112783263 gene encoding cycloeucalenol cycloisomerase isoform X3, with translation MEKIHHHLLVLRVCGCHRTEANDGENTSFSCTHRSGSHSVSALLFPSNSTSLCDIEEENHGTWQNFAELEYLLLGLVSAVPSFLIPMLLVGKASLWIVLFSYVGNYFWTHYFFTVLGASYTFPSWRMNNVPHTTFLLTHVCFLFYHVASNMTLRRLRHFTADLPETIRWATEAAWILALSYFIAYLETLAISNFPYYSFVDRDSMYKVGSLFYAIYFIVSFPMFLRIDEKPGDKWDLARVAVDALGAAMLVTIILDLWRIFLGPIVPISDAKQCPQSGLPWFSRHANLT, from the exons ATG GAAAagattcatcatcatcttcttgttCTTCGAGTTTGTGGCTGTCACCGAACGGAAGCAAACGATGGGGAGAACACTTCTTTCTCTTGTACACACCGTTCTGGCTCACACTCTGTCTCGGCATTGTTGTTCCCCTCAAACTCTACGAG TTTGTGTGATATTGAAGAAGAAAACCATGGTACTTGGCAGAACTTCGCAGAGTTGGAGTATTTGCTTCTTGGATTGGTCTCAGCTGTTCCTTCATTCTTGATACCAATGCTGCTAGTTGGTAAG GCTAGCCTCTGGATAGTACTCTTCAGTTATGTTGGGAATTATTTCTGGACACATTATTTTTTCACCGTACTCGGTGCATCTTATACTTTCCCATCATGGAGAATGAACAAT GTACCACACACAACGTTCTTGCTCACTCATGTTTGCTTCCTCTTTTACCATGTTGCATCAAACATGACACTACGTCGACTGCGACATTTTACTGCTGATTTGCCAGAAACGATTCGATGGGCTACTGAAGCAGCATGGATTCTTGCTCTTTCTTATTTTATCGCATACCTGGAGACACTGGCTATTTCCAAT TTCCCTTATTATTCATTTGTGGATCGGGATTCTATGTACAAGGTTGGATCTTTGTTTTATGCAATCTACTTTATCGTAAGCTTTCCAATGTTTCTAAG GATTGATGAGAAACCTGGGGATAAATGGGACTTGGCTAGAGTTGCAGTTGATGCTTTAGGCGCTGCAATGCTGGTCACGATAATACTTGACTTGTGGCGCATCTTTTTGGGACCTATTGTTCCCATCTCAGATGCCAAACAGTGTCCTCAATCCGGTTTACCCTGGTTTTCAAGACATGCCAATCTAACATGA
- the LOC112783263 gene encoding cycloeucalenol cycloisomerase isoform X5, whose translation MGRTLLSLVHTVLAHTLSRHCCSPQTLREENHGTWQNFAELEYLLLGLVSAVPSFLIPMLLVGKHDRNLHWKDRYWVKASLWIVLFSYVGNYFWTHYFFTVLGASYTFPSWRMNNVPHTTFLLTHVCFLFYHVASNMTLRRLRHFTADLPETIRWATEAAWILALSYFIAYLETLAISNFPYYSFVDRDSMYKVGSLFYAIYFIVSFPMFLRIDEKPGDKWDLARVAVDALGAAMLVTIILDLWRIFLGPIVPISDAKQCPQSGLPWFSRHANLT comes from the exons ATGGGGAGAACACTTCTTTCTCTTGTACACACCGTTCTGGCTCACACTCTGTCTCGGCATTGTTGTTCCCCTCAAACTCTACGAG AAGAAAACCATGGTACTTGGCAGAACTTCGCAGAGTTGGAGTATTTGCTTCTTGGATTGGTCTCAGCTGTTCCTTCATTCTTGATACCAATGCTGCTAGTTGGTAAG CATGATAGAAACTTGCATTGGAAGGATCGCTATTGGGTTAAG GCTAGCCTCTGGATAGTACTCTTCAGTTATGTTGGGAATTATTTCTGGACACATTATTTTTTCACCGTACTCGGTGCATCTTATACTTTCCCATCATGGAGAATGAACAAT GTACCACACACAACGTTCTTGCTCACTCATGTTTGCTTCCTCTTTTACCATGTTGCATCAAACATGACACTACGTCGACTGCGACATTTTACTGCTGATTTGCCAGAAACGATTCGATGGGCTACTGAAGCAGCATGGATTCTTGCTCTTTCTTATTTTATCGCATACCTGGAGACACTGGCTATTTCCAAT TTCCCTTATTATTCATTTGTGGATCGGGATTCTATGTACAAGGTTGGATCTTTGTTTTATGCAATCTACTTTATCGTAAGCTTTCCAATGTTTCTAAG GATTGATGAGAAACCTGGGGATAAATGGGACTTGGCTAGAGTTGCAGTTGATGCTTTAGGCGCTGCAATGCTGGTCACGATAATACTTGACTTGTGGCGCATCTTTTTGGGACCTATTGTTCCCATCTCAGATGCCAAACAGTGTCCTCAATCCGGTTTACCCTGGTTTTCAAGACATGCCAATCTAACATGA